A stretch of the Hippoglossus hippoglossus isolate fHipHip1 chromosome 1, fHipHip1.pri, whole genome shotgun sequence genome encodes the following:
- the lcorl gene encoding ligand-dependent nuclear receptor corepressor-like protein isoform X2: MATVQCPRCTVERKGFRRELDSWRHKLIHCVGFESILEGIYGPMLMRDLNVFDDCEPEEVDDWSPETSCSQCSFCNLPLDKLCDQVPAATPPLSSPSDYSPCQAPSISESNQSAHRFLQAVFNKKDVPLGCVSNIPLVAQELMKKMVHQFAMDYASKCLIHTSTNGVRTRTSSPSSETSDAPLDLTVSRTQEEKECEPELDGVLDLSNRNSACSATSSSSSSPSSSSSSSDKASGRQRRQKEYIERSWELSEGLLSKALKDIRSGRLLEQRASLLYGISLQTLRQGLDGWAEGRLGMLQQFTPGSKDFRDEVTSYNVMSSMLGGEARLVLQKVAAWAERAEIGGAAEENGDFSFPSSSLTFYQPSGLQKTFPRVFPQLRDALQPPLSPTPSLEPPMSLRIPQVRSMSDHKRSILAENCNVAENLHQRTSSTEGTASSSTVAARPSSLFKLRPPLLAHGYPGSANQSPHRLGPRGSSLDDSEEGAGSRDKDKQPRKKRGRYRQYDHDLLEEAITMVMGGRMSVSKAQGVYGVPHSTLEYKVKERTGTLKNPPKKKSANFCSSNSTSSGSGTMTCSTNSGTLASAADTKRF, encoded by the exons ATTGTGAACCTGAAGAGGTGGACGACTGGTCCCCAGAAACAAGCTGCTCTCAGTGTTCATTCTGCAACCTTCCCCTGGACAAACTCTGT GATCAAGTCCCTGCAGccactcctcccctctcctccccctctgatTACTCTCCCTGTCAGGCTCCAAGCATCTCTGAGAGCAACCAATCAGCTCACAGGTTTCTCCAGGCTGTGTTCAACAAGAAAG ATGTGCCCCTGGGCTGTGTCTCCAACATCCCTCTGGTCGCCCAGGAGCTGATGAAAAAGATGGTTCATCAGTTTGCCATGGATTATGCATCCAAGTGTCTGATCCACACCAGTACAAATGGTGTTAGAACAAGGACCTCCTCACCTTCGTCAGAAACATCAGACGCCCCTCTGGACCTTACAGTGAGCCGAACccaggaggagaaagagtgTGAACCTGAACTAG ATGGCGTGCTCGACCTCTCCAACAGGAACTCTGCCTGCTCAGCaacttcttcatcatcatcatcaccatcatcatcatcatcatcatctgacaAAGCCTCTGG GAGGCAGCGCAGGCAGAAGGAGTACATTgagaggagctgggagctgTCTGAGGGGTTGCTGTCCAAGGCCTTGAAAGATATTCGTTCAGGGAGGCTGCTGGAGCAGCGGGCCTCATTGCTTTATGGAATATCTCTTCAAACCCTGAGGCAAGGTCTGGATGGCTGGGCCGAGGGAAGGCTTGGAATGCTGCAGCAATTTACACCAGGAAGCAAAGATTTCAGGGATGAAGTGACATCGTacaatgtgatgtcatcaaTGCTGGGCGGGGAAGCCCGTCTTGTTCTGCAGAAGGTGGCGGCTTGGGCAGAGCGGGCAGAAattggaggagctgcagaggaaaatggAGACTTTAgtttcccttcttcctctcttacTTTTTATCAGCCAAGTGGTCTTCAGAAAACCTTCCCCCGCGTCTTTCCCCAACTCAGGGATGCTCTCCAGCCCCCACTAAGCCCCACTCCCAGCCTGGAGCCACCCATGTCCCTGCGTATTCCTCAGGTCCGATCCATGTCTGACCATAAAAGATCGATTCTAGCTGAGAATTGCAACGTGGCTGAAAACCTCCATCAACGTACCTCATCAACAGAGGGTACTGCCAGTTCATCGACAGTTGCTGCCAGACCTTCGTCTCTCTTCAAGCTCAGACCTCCTCTCTTGGCTCACGGCTATCCAGGCAGTGCCAACCAGTCTCCTCATCGCCTGGGACCACGTGGGTCTTCATTGGATGATTCAGAGGAGGGGGCAGGTAGTCGGGATAAAGACAAGCAACCGAGAAAGAAACGTGGGAGATACCGTCAGTACGACCACGACCTACTGGAGGAGGCTATTACAATGGTGATGGGAGGTCGCATGAGCGTGTCCAAAGCCCAGGGGGTCTACGGGGTGCCCCATAGCACACTGGAATACAAAGTCAAGGAGCGCACTGGAACACTGAAGAACCCACCCAAGAAGAAATCTGCCAACTTTTGTTCATCCAATTCCACCTCGTCTGGTTCTGGTACCATGACCTGTTCCACAAACTCAGGGACTCTTGCCTCGGCTGCTGACACAAAGAGGTTCTAG